A genomic region of Amphiura filiformis chromosome 6, Afil_fr2py, whole genome shotgun sequence contains the following coding sequences:
- the LOC140155163 gene encoding LOW QUALITY PROTEIN: acyl-CoA synthetase short-chain family member 3, mitochondrial-like (The sequence of the model RefSeq protein was modified relative to this genomic sequence to represent the inferred CDS: deleted 1 base in 1 codon), whose amino-acid sequence MRLLYIAQRAQQQRLLTKALPRFSQQNHSLSQLHRPVLPPATCKLISRRSLCSYTETHRRSIENPEEFWGEAAENVTWFKKWDRVLDNSNQPSTKWFPGGELNTAYNAVDRHVEQGFGESIAIIHDSPVSEVVEKITYKELQEEVSKLADVLVSLGVQYGDRVLIYMPMIPQAIVAMLATARIGAIHALVFGGFASKELSVRINHAKPKAILSASVGIEPNRTIDYKELLDKAIEMSEHKPKSCIIYNRHQFPSATLLANRDYCWDDVMSKAKGHDCVPVKAMDPLYLLYTSGTTGTPKGVVRPSGGHAVALYWTMKNIYDMNPGEAWWAASDLGWVVGHSYICYAPLLHRNTTVIYEGKPVGTTDPSAFFRVIHDHDVAGMFTAPTALRAIHKDDPTGEFHNKYEMKNLRTLFVAGELCDRETMDWCKEAFKVPVLDHWWQTESGWSITASHVGLGDDLHPRHGVTGKPVPGWDVQVVDKDCKKVEPGTLGRIVVKLPLPPGSMSTLWENEEKFQNLYFGSFPGYYDSMDAGIYYKDDYVSIQARVDDVINVAGHRIAASSLEEAIVHQGDIVECAAIPLKDKLKGHVPIGLCVLKPNIQKTNAEIAKEVIQSVRDSVGPVAAFKKAIIVSKLPKTRSGKISRQTVAAMANGEPFKIPPTIEDATAYDEIHLALKEQHLI is encoded by the exons ATGCGGCTGCTGTATATTGCTCAAAGAGCGCAACAGCAACGTTTGCTGACCAAGGCACTCCCCAGGTTTTCCCAGCAAAATCATAGCCTGTCACAGCTGCATCGACCTGTTCTCCCACCTGCAACGTGTAAGCTTATCAGCCGTAGATCTCTGTGTAGCTACACAGAGACGCATAGACGCTCTATTGAGAATCCAGAAGAATTCTGGGGAGAAGCAGCTGAAAATGTAACTTGGTTCAAGAAATGGGATCGTGTGTTGGATAACAGCAATCAACCATCTACAAAATG gTTTCCTGGAGGTGAATTAAACACTGCATACAATGCTGTTGATAGACATGTTGAACAGGGATTTGGTGAGAGCATAGCAATAATACATGACAGTCCTGTGTCCGAGGTTGTCGAAAAAATTACTTATAAGGAGCTACAAGAAGAG GTGTCTAAATTAGCAGATGTGTTGGTATCACTTGGAGTTCAATATGGAGACCGTGTACTCATCTACATGCCCATGATACCTCAAGCTATTGTTGCTATGTTGGCTACTGCTCGTATTGGGGCCATACACGCTTTAGTGTTCGGTGGATTTGCATCAAAGGAGTTGTCTGTCAGGATAAATCATGCAAAG CCCAAGGCAATTCTCTCAGCATCGGTTGGTATAGAACCAAACAGGACTATTGATTACAAAGAATTACTTGATAAAGCTATTGAGATGAGTGAACACAAACCTAAATCTTGTATCATATATAACAGACATCAG TTTCCTTCTGCTACTTTGTTGGCTAACCGGGATTACTGTTGGGATGATGTCATGTCAAAGGCCAAAGGTCATGATTGTGTACCCGTCAAGGCAATGGATCCACTTTATTTATTGTATACCTCTGGAACTACTGGTACGCCAAAA GGTGTTGTAAGGCCAAGTGGTGGGCATGCTGTGGCGCTTTATTGGACGATGAAAAACATATATGATATGAACCCTGGTGAG GCATGGTGGGCAGCATCCGACTTGGGCTGGGTCGTAGGTCATTCTTATATTTGTTATGCACCACTGTTACATAGAAACACTACAGTGATCTATGAG GGTAAGCCTGTTGGAACA ACTGATCCAAGTGCATTCTTTAGGGTTATACATGACCATGATGTAGCAGGCATGTTTACAGCACCAACAGCATTAAGAGCTATTCATAAAGATGATCCAACTGGAGAATTCcacaataaatatgaaatgaaaaa TTTGCGGACATTATTTGTTGCTGGTGAGTTATGTGATAGAGAGACAATGGACTGGTGTAAAGAAGCTTTCAAGGTGCCGGTATTGGATCATTGGTGGCAGACAG AGAGTGGTTGGTCCATTACAGCAAGTCATGTTGGACTGGGAGATGATTTACATCCAAGACATGGAGTCACAGGGAAACCAGTCCCAGGTTGGGATG TGCAAGTAGTGGACAAAGACTGCAAGAAGGTTGAACCTGGGACTTTAGGTAGAATTGTTGTCAA gtTACCTTTACCACCAGGATCGATGAGTACACTCTGGGAAAATGAAGAGAAATTCCAAAACCTCTACTTTGGAAGCTTTCCT GGCTATTATGACTCAATGGATGCTGGTATATATTACAAAGATGATTACGTATCCATCCAGGCACGTGTTGATGATGTCATCAATGTAGCTGGGCATCGTATTGCTGCAAGTTCTCTAGAAGAG GCTATCGTTCATCAGGGTGATATTGTAGAATGTGCTGCCATTCCACTGAAGGACAAATTGAAAGGTCATGTACCCATTGGCCTGTGTGTTCTCAAACCAA ATATTCAAAAGACCAATGCTGAGATTGCTAAGGAAGTGATCCAGTCAGTTCGAGATAGTGTTGGGCCAGTAGCTGCCTTCAAGAAGGCCATCATTGTCAGCAAACTCCCGAAGACAAGATCAGGGAAGATTTCCAGGCAAACAGTAGCAGCTATGGCTAATGGAGAACCTTTCAAG ATTCCACCCACAATTGAAGATGCCACAGCATATGATGAGATTCACCTAGCGTTAAAGGAGCAACATTTGATCTGA